The genome window ACGGTAGAGTCGGAATTTGTAAATAAGACATTGAAGGAGGTTGATTTCCGGCGAAGTTTCCGCGCTATTCCTATCGGGATTCGCCATCGTGAAGCACTTATGCACGATCATTTGTACGACGTTATTCTTCAACCCGGAGACATTATTCTGGCCGAAGTTAAAACCCACTACGTAGAGGAGTTGCGGAAAATGGAGCAACATTCGCCATCGCCTTTTATACTTCTTTCGGAAGACAAGGTGCGCGATTTTGATCAGGCAGGTTTCCGCAAGGTGCTCGCGATAGTTGCTGCCATGGTAGGGCTGGTATCATTTGGTGTGCTGTCTATTTTGCCGGCCTCGGTGGCAGCTGTGGTGCTTTTGGTGCTTATTGGCCAGCTTAATATGAAAGAGCTCTATCAGGCCATTAACTGGAAGATTGTGTTTTTGATGGCCGGCACCCTGAGTTTCGGAGCAGCCATGCATAAATCCGGTTTGGATGTGGTGGTCGCAGGCGGTATTACTACACATGTTGGTATGTGGGGACCTATTGCCGTGCTTTCGGCGCTGTATCTCATAACCTCACTTTTTACCGAAATTATGTCGAATACGGCCGCCGCGGCCTTGATGACTCCCATTGCCATTTCAGCCGCACTGGGCTTGGATGTGAGTGTGATGCCGTTTCTTATCGCGGTAATGTTTGCCGCGTCGGCTAGCTTTATGACCCCCATTGGTTACCAGACCAATACCATGGTTTACGGCACCGGCCATTATCGGTTCGCCGATTTCCTGCGAATAGGTGCTCCGTTGAATTTACTGTTGTGGATTCTGGCCACCCTGTTGATTCCGGTACTCTTCCCATTTTAGGAGCACAAAAAAAACCGGAGTTCTGCTGAACCCCGGCTTTTGAATCCGTTTAATTGCGAAGATTAGCGCTGCTCAATCGGCTTGTACTGACGATCTACTGAACCGTTGTATATCTGGCGGGGACGTCCTATCGGCTCGCCGCGTTCAATCATTTCTTTCCACTGGGCAATCCATCCGGGTAAACGTCCGATGGCAAACATTACGGTAAACATTTCGGTGGGGATACCAATGGCGCGGTAGATGATACCTGAGTAGAAATCTACGTTGGGGTACAGTTGACGATCTACAAAGTACTCGTCTTTCAGTGCGTGCTCTTCTAGTTTCTTGGCAATTTCCAGTACCGGGTCGGAGATGCCCAATTTGTTCAATACGTCGTCGCAGGCTTTTTTGATGATGCGAGCCCGCGGGTCGAAGTTTTTGTACACGCGGTGTCCGAAGCCCATCAGTCGGAAGCTGTCGTTCTTGTCTTTGGCTCGATCAATCCAGCGGTCAATATTTCCGCCGTCGGCCTTAATCATTTCGAGCATTTCGATTACCGCCTGGTTGGCACCTCCGTGGAGCGGGCCCCAGAGTGCTGCAACCCCTGCAGAAATAGAAGAGTAGAGGTTTGCCTGCGATGATCCCACAATTCGAACAGTGGACGTAGAGCAGTTTTGTTCGTGATCGGCGTGCAGAATCAGAAGTTTGTTCATGGCGTCGGCCACCACGGGATCTACCTCGTAATCGAAGGTAGGCATGGCAAACATCATGTTCAGGAAGTTTTCGGTGTAGCCCAACGAATTTTTTGGGTAAATGGTGGGCTGCCCCAAAGAGCTTTTGTATGCCTGGGCCGCCAGTGTGGGTATTTTGGCAATCAGGCGGTGCATGGTGAGGTCAATAGCCTCTACCGAGCGATTGGGGTTTTGCGCCTCGGGGTAGTAGGTTGAGAGCGATGCCAACATAGCTGATAGAACACCCATGGGGTGTGCGCCGGTGGGGAATGCCTCAAAAATGCGCCGAAGGTCTTCGTGAACCAGGGTGTGATGCGTTATACTGTTCTCAAAGAACTCCATTTGCTCCTTGTTCGGAAGATCACCGTAAATCAAAAGGTAGGCTACTTCCAGAAAAGATGCTTTTTCGGCGAGTTGCTCGATGGGATAGCCGCGATAATGTAGGATTCCTTTTTCACCATCCAGGAAGGTGATTTTGCTCACGGTGGCACCTGTGTTCTTGTATCCTGAATCCAGGGTAATGTACCCGGTAGTGGCTCTTAACTTACTGATATCAATGGCCTTTTCTTTTTCAGTTCCCTCTACAATGGG of Cryomorphaceae bacterium contains these proteins:
- a CDS encoding citrate synthase, encoding MSETAKLILDGQTYELPIVEGTEKEKAIDISKLRATTGYITLDSGYKNTGATVSKITFLDGEKGILHYRGYPIEQLAEKASFLEVAYLLIYGDLPNKEQMEFFENSITHHTLVHEDLRRIFEAFPTGAHPMGVLSAMLASLSTYYPEAQNPNRSVEAIDLTMHRLIAKIPTLAAQAYKSSLGQPTIYPKNSLGYTENFLNMMFAMPTFDYEVDPVVADAMNKLLILHADHEQNCSTSTVRIVGSSQANLYSSISAGVAALWGPLHGGANQAVIEMLEMIKADGGNIDRWIDRAKDKNDSFRLMGFGHRVYKNFDPRARIIKKACDDVLNKLGISDPVLEIAKKLEEHALKDEYFVDRQLYPNVDFYSGIIYRAIGIPTEMFTVMFAIGRLPGWIAQWKEMIERGEPIGRPRQIYNGSVDRQYKPIEQR